In the genome of Cervus elaphus chromosome 5, mCerEla1.1, whole genome shotgun sequence, the window tCCAGTCTGTTTCCTGACAGTGGGCGATAGGTCTCCCTAACTGTTTTGGCAGCTGGAGTTAGGCACAGCCTTTGGCTCTAGGGTTGACAGACTTTTAATGCCGGCCACAGCAGCCCTGCTGTCCAGAAAGGAGGATCTGTGGGGACGAGGGGGGGGCGGGGTAGGTGGTGGGGGGAAGTACATCCCACCCTCCCAGGACCCTAGCTTCTGGGTGTTAGATAAAAGGAAACCACTGACTTGTCTTTCAGAATCAAGGCCTCTGTGCTGGGCATGCTTGGATTTATGGTAATATCCCTTACATCTGACAAGGGTTCCCCAGGCCAAGCCTTTGGGGGTGTGGCAAAATCCTTAGACCCACAAGCCCTGTACTGGGTCTAAAGAATGACACAGGCTCCCTTGGGCAGACTTCCCTTTGCTTCCTCCCTCTTATTACAAGATTAATGCAGATGGACCTAAGGGAATTATTTTATAAGACAGGATTCTAAATCATCATCTAAGTCTTTAAGTAAACCCCATCTCTCCTCATCCTTTATTCCTTCCCCAACAcgacggggaaaaaaaaaacaggaaacagaaaacagTACACCTGATGTCTTGTTAGAATTAGGAAAAAGCAGAGTGAAGACAAAATGTACTTGTAAATGGTATTTCTCCTCCAACCTCaattgctttgttttcctttcaggCATGCAATCTGCAGAAGCTGTTTGCTGTGGAAGAGGAGTTTGAAGATGAGGTAAGGAAGTGTTGGTGATCAGAGATGGCACCCAGGCCTGGAACCCAAGTTTCCTTTTACCTGACATGtgtatcattttttccttttttctctgtgaGAGGTTGAGAGATGATGGGAAATATAAACAACCCACTTAACTgtcttaaaaacaaataaaaaaccagAGAGATGAGCTGCTTGATTGTCATACCTTTAAATTATAAGGGCCTTTGCCTGGAAGCTGTGTCACGTGGATGATTGGATCCACCTTCATGATGACATACTTCATGTGGGAAGAAAGTTAATGGAGAGGCAGAGACAGCGCAGCTACTAGACAGCAGGGGACCCAGGGTCACCAACTGGCCACGTGAGCCAGGGCAAAGTGGCTTCATTCTCTGGCCTTCCATTTTCTCTGAACATGAGGGATGTTCTTCTGCCTCAAAcactcttcccttccctcctctctctgcagAAGATGAAGGATTAGATTAGACCTGAAGCTGGCATCTTAGAATCACCTCTGCTGAGTCCCTGCCACATACCcaataaatcagaatttctggggaTGGGCCCAGGCAGGGGTATTTTTAATCTCTGGGTGCAGCCAGAGACCACTGAACTAGTGATCTGCAACGCTGTCTTCCCACTCAGATCTAACAGATGTAGTTTCATCTGGGTGGCCCAAAATTGTTACGTCAAATCCTtttcagaaagaaacagaatttaagCGAATAAAGCCCCCAGAGGTAAATTAAATCGCTTAAGAATACAACactgagcttccttggtggctcagtggtaaagagtgtacctgtcaatgcagaagagatggtttgatccctgatctgggaagatcccagatgTTGTGGAGCAGCCAAGtccgtgcatcacaactactgaccctgtgcGTTAGGGccggggagccacaactactgagcccacgtgccgtaactactgaagccacacgccctagagccccatgctccgcaacaagagaagctacctcggtgaaaagcctgtgcactgcatcTAGAGTGTAGCCCCTATTCGCCGCAACTAGTGAAAAGCCCACCCAGCAAAGAAGGCCCAGCaagctaaaacaaaaaaatacagcaTCAATAGCCAGCATCAACATTAGATGTGACTCCAGTCTAATGTACATGGAAACTACTAAACTACGTTTCTAGAATAGAGTTGCTCTGGTTTATCAGTGACAAGCCATAAATGGCTTTATCAATTATCTTTATCAATGACAAGCCAGAGCTACTTTTTGACTCCCAGTGGTTTGCTTTTAGAAAATCACATTTAGATTTGTCTGAATGCCGAATTTATGCCTAGTGAGATGCTGCACCAGGGACCCTTGTGACAGCCACAGCCCCACACTTCCCTCCCTTTGAAGCTTTTGAAACCTGAGGTTTGAAGGGAAAAACAGACCTTTAAAAATTCCCTCTCTGGCTTGTCTCACACCCTGAGGCCCCAAGACATAGTGACAGAGGCATGTATGAGTTCCAGTCCTGGTTCTgtgaagttacttaacctctctgagtctcgaTTTCTATATCCATAAAACAGGGATGATAATATACCTATTCATAGGGTCATTGTGAGAATTCATTGAGAGAATTCTGGTAAAATGTTTACATGGTACCTGGCACCCAGTGAGGTGCTTCACATGTTAGGTGTTTTGTTATCATTTGGGgacttgatttttgtttttaaaaataactcagaaCTGCCAGCTTTGTCAAGGAGATATGTGTCCTTGTCTTTGGCTTTCAGCTTTGGAGATGTGTAATTACAGACTGAAAAAGTGACCCTCCTGGGTCTTACCAGGTCAAGGTAGGACTGCTAGGCTAGTAATGGAATTAAGAGTGAAGGACTCTGACAGCTCAAGTTTCTTTTCCATGACCagtcccttcccccttcccaagGCAGATGACATCATGTCGGAGAGGGAGCTCTTCAGGGAAAAAGGGCTCCATCAACTCTCAGGGTCATCAGGATTTTATTCCTGCTGTAattctaatattattattattactaagtCCTAAAGTAGTCCTGTTGGAGTATGCTAGTCTCCTGATAATACACCAAGCAGGGAAGATCCTTTCTCTAGCCTAGACAATCTAGTGCGGCAGCAGGGGGTGCGGGTGGAGGAGACCTTCCTGTCAGTTAAATCAGCAGTTCTGACTCAAAAACACCCTCAGAACAGGTCTGTTGCTCTTGAAGGTGTCAATCTCACCTTGCTTCCCAACTGGAATCCATACTTAATTTAACTTGCCTGAAAAGCTATATTTAACTTCTGCCTATTTTGCTGGATCCAAGGCCTCTTTGACTTACcaaagactctgtgtgtgtgtgtgagatggggGGAGGAGTGGGTTGAGGACATGAAGCAACCAGCTCCTGAGTGCACAGGCTGGACACCAGAAAGCTGATTTCCTTCAGACGGGTGTGTGCCCGGGGGAATTTGACTCCTTGGTGCCCTGGTTCCTTTGCTTCTCTTACTGTTCcaaccgccaccaccaccacccctcctctcccctccccttcgaGACTGAAGAGAGAGGAACTACCTGAAGACTTAGCCTTAGAATGTGTCTGGCAGAATCCTGGTGGTGGACTCTTGGGCGAGGTCAAAGGTGGTGAGAGAGTCTACAACTGCTTTATGTGTCTTGGTCTCCTGCTTGCGTGCatctgcacacacagacacaccacatgCCTGAAACAGTAAAAGCAGAGTGCTTCTTGATTTCCAGATGCCAAGACCCATTGTCTCTGCTTCTTTGTAGGATTTCTTGTCGGCTGTGGAGGATGCAGAGAACCAGTTTGCTGGCTCACGACCTGTAAATGCCGGGTGCCTAAGACCTGTCTCCTCCCGGCCACAGGAGGCCCAGCTGCTGCCCCGAGTCACTGCCCCAGCAGAGGCTGAGGGCCCGCCAGCCCTGGGACTCCGCCTTCCTACCTGCGGTGGGCCTAGGGCTACTGGGGATCCACCTCCCCCAGGATCAGCTCCCCTAAGGCCTGTCTCGACATCCAGCAGCTGGACTGGCAATCAGGGAAGAGTGACACTGACAGAAGTGCTCGAAGAGCCAGGAAGACCCCAGGCCTcagcctcccacccccagcttaCCTTCAGGAGCAAACAGCAAGTGATTGGTGGCTTCGAGGGGCCTGAACAAGATGAATTTGATAAGGTCCTGGCAAGCATGGAGCTGGAGGGGCCCAGCTTGGAGCTGCAACTTGGAGTTCACAGTGAGGCCACAGGAATCCCGCCCAGCCGTCAGCAGGAGGACTCCACGTTGGCTAAGAAGGCTCGGGTGGCTGATCTGAGCAAACCTTGTCAAAGGGGGCCTGTGCCTGCCCCCCATGTAACTGGGATCCCATCTGCCCATGATGCACCTCCGGATCCCGCAATCCTCTGCAGGACTCCACAACCTCACTTGAGACCTGCTGCTGCAGGTAACTTTCCTCTCCCAGCTACCTCAGTGGTTCGTGCTCAGCCACCCCCCTGGGAAGTTTCTCCTGTGGGTCCCCCTCCTCGAACACCCCAGCCTCTCCAAGCTGCTGGCAGGCCCATTCAGAGCAGCCCTCAAAATCGTTTCCCTGCTCAGCCATTCCGGTCTCCAAACACCTGTTCAAGTGGCAAACTCCGTTTTCTTAGACCACGGACTCCCAACTCAAGCTGTGCTGCTCCCTCAAAGACCAGCTGTGGACTGTTTCCTCAGGGCCCACCCCAACCCCGAACTTCAGCGTCTTCGGTCCTGTCTCCTGCCTGCACCCCAAAGGGTCCTGGTCCCGCCCCGCTCCCTCAAGCCGTTCTGCAGACGCCTATTGTCACCAACCACCTGGTGCGGCTGGTCACCGCTGCCAGCCGGACACCCCAGCAACCCACCTGCACCTCCACCCGTGCCAAGACGCGCCGCTTCCCCGGaccagcagggctcctgcctcaCCAGGTGAGTGACAGCTTCGCTCCAGCCGGAGCCAGAGCTCCCCAGGCAGCTCCCCAGGCCGCTGGAGAGCAGCCGGGTGTGTCCCAGCCCTGCCCAATCCCAGAGGATCTTCACACCCCCAGGAAGTGGAGGAAGgaagggcaggggttgggggcttTCCAGAGTTGTGGGAGAAGTCAGAAGTGGGGAGAGCCGAATGCCTGAAAACCCACATAGATGGAGCTGCCTAAGGCTCTGAGAACAGCACagtttccattcatctgttgagcacctactgtttACTGGCCCCGGGGCAGGAAGACTCGTTCTCTTATAGTTACTAGGACTGGTGTGTGTTGGGCCTTTTGCTTGGACCTGAGGATACAGAAATGAATATAGAAATAGCTCTCATCCTGCAGAGCTTCCAGGGGAGTAGAGGAAGCGGACACAAACGATTATACGTAAAAGGGACAGAGAGGGTAGAGGTCATTCCCTGGGTGCTGGGGAGACACTGGGCTCCTTGTGCTTCCCGGGTGGGCTTTGGACAGATGAATAGGAGATTTACAGAGGTGCGTGTTGGATGGCTGTGTCCTGGAGGACATTTCAGCAGTGGAAAGACAGGAGAGAGTGTGTGCAAAGGCACAGATTCTCTGGGAGGTCCATGGAACCTCTCAGTGTGGCTGGTGTGTGGGGTCACCGTGGGGCAGTTGGGGCTGAACCTGGAGTATGGATTTCAGCAGCAGTAGAGAGACAGGGTCCCTCAGACTAGTCTTAGATCCAATCCGAGATAATTGGACTCTGAGAATCTGGTCTGGCTGTGATAGGTTACCCCTTTTCCTCACATTTGAAGGGTGTTTTCTTCAATGAGAAGCGATTTCTACCCATTAACTTGCTTTTCCCTGGCACTTTAAGAGAAATCCAAGGAAGCCATGTACATTCctcctgggttggatccctgtcaGGAAGGGTGAGGTCCCCGAGAAGGGGTTTGGGGAAAGCTACACTCTTACTCACTTCAGACCTCTCTATTCAGGTCATCACCCCCTTCAGGAAGCCCCGGGGTTTGTTCCTGAGCCAGCTCCAGCTTCCTCACATTTCCCCAAATGGTCCCCAAAGCATCTTTTTTGAGCTGCCAGCAAGGCTCTTGAGACTTCGTTAGGAGAGATGTAATATGTGTTAATTGTCCCTGATAGTTTCCTGAACTCATTATGTAACCCAGACAAGAAGCTGTACTTGTAAATAACAGCTGCTGAGCTTGCTCtcgccttctcctcccctctcccctcgtAGCACAGTGGGAAAAATCTGGACGACATCATGGTTTCCACGCCCCAGACTCCGACTCATGGTGCTCTGGCAAAATTCCGGACAGAGGTAACTGACTCCATGCAAATGTTGACTTCCTGGGACTCATTTAAGAGAGAGGGATATCCTTGTGTGTTTCAGAAGCTGAGAATCAGAATCAGTGATGCTCAGCCCATTTTCTAGGGTCACACACCATAGCACGTTGAGGGACGCCCATCCTGATGCCAAAGGGATGTTAACTGATGCCATGGGTTCAGCCTTCTTTCCCAGCTAAGAAAGAATAGCTGGGAGGAGAGTGTAATAAGTATCAGGAAATTGTATCTCGGGAACCCTTCCTCTCAGGTTTCTGGGAATCAAGCTGGGAAGCTTGTGCCTTCACCTTGCCTCTGGTGGGTTCCCTCTTGGTGGGTGAGACtcagcctccctcctcccagggattcTGGTTGACCTGCTCTGTCCCCCAGACCcacttttgcttttaattctctctagaagtttttctcttttgctatagCTCTGTATATCCACCAATCCATTTCAGCTCCAAAACAGTAAATACTCATCtgaatttaaagcattttttaatataCCAAGGTGTACAGTTAAAGCCAGAGGCATCTCAAGTAGAATATAATTGGTTTCAAAATTGCCTGGAAGCCTATAAATGTATGTGGGGACTCCCTAGCCCTAAGACTTTTCGAGTTCATTACAAGGGACAAGCGTAGCTAGCCTTTTGCATTAATATAATTAAAGTCAGGTCCTGATTTAAAATAAACTAAGTTACAGAGCACCTTTGCTCTTGTTTCTCAGTGAAAGATGCGCTATGCAGCGAGTTTTCACATACCCTTTTCTGAACCTTGAGATAAACGAAGGGAGAAAGCATGGCCACCGTGCTGCCGGGAGTTCACCCTTGCTCCCCCGCCCTCCGTCCCAGCTCAGTCGGGGTCTCTAGCAAAGTGGACCTGTGAAACCCAGGCTGCCCTTCTGCTCCGTTGTGCCAGGTTGTTACCAGTTCCCAGGCATCGGTGGAGGAGGACTTTGGACGAGGGCCCTGGCTGACCATGAAATCTACTCTGGGTCTGGATGAGAGAGATCCTGCTTGCTTCCTCTGTACCTACAGCATCATCATGGTGCTGCGAAAGGTAAGGGTTCTGGATGCTGAGACCCAGAGGAAAGGCCGTTTTTATATCTCTCCCAACCTTCCCTGCTCCACCTTAGGAAAGGGGCACTCTGTTTGCTCCTTCCTACCCTAGGCCTGTCTCTGAGCAGCAGCATGAAGATACCATTGGGTTGTATCTTCCACTCACCTACCTTTTCACTGCCATCCACAGTGGCAGGCACAGGCAGAAGTGGGTTACGGGCATGTCTCCATACATCTGAGTCCTGAATGGGGTAGGGTAAGCACACTGCTCCCCTTAGAGCTCCCCATAGGTCAGAAGTCACGTGCAGATGACTAACGAACGTGTGCTAACATGTTCTTGCCTGTGGTCTATGTGATAGAgagctatataaatatatacacataaatacataagAGAAAGGAGGCAGGGGAAAGAAATGAAGGACCTGCCAGCTTCAAATCTGCCAGTGGGAGATGGGCTGAGCCCTTTAAACTGCCCCTTGGCCCTCCACAAAGGAAGAtcatcaccacccccacccctccccaggttGCCCTGGCTCACTTGGGAACCTTACAGATGGGACATGGCTGGCTCAGCAAATGCCTCTCCTTGTAACCAGGCAGCCCTGAAGCAGCTTCCTGGGAACAAAGTCCCCAACATGGCGGTGATGATCAAGTCCCTGACTCGGAGCGCAATGGACGCCAGCGCGGTTTTCAAGGACCCCACAGGTGAGAAGTTAGGTTCTGGTGTCTGATGGGTGGCCCCATTGAGGTCAGCAGGTGAAGAGGAGCCACCCTCTGCACTCACAGTTAGGAAAACTGAGGCAGTGAGCCACCTACTTCCCAGCTGGGCCCAGACCGGGCACTGTGCTGCCCTTGACCCTGAGACTGATGGGCGGCGTGGTGTTTGCAGGAGAGATGCAGGGCACGGTGCACAGGTTGCTGCTGGAGACGCGCCAGAATGAGCTGAAGCCTGGCTCAGTGCTGCTGCTCAAGCAGGTACTCTCCCCCTCCTTCCATGGA includes:
- the HROB gene encoding homologous recombination OB-fold protein, giving the protein MACNLQKLFAVEEEFEDEDFLSAVEDAENQFAGSRPVNAGCLRPVSSRPQEAQLLPRVTAPAEAEGPPALGLRLPTCGGPRATGDPPPPGSAPLRPVSTSSSWTGNQGRVTLTEVLEEPGRPQASASHPQLTFRSKQQVIGGFEGPEQDEFDKVLASMELEGPSLELQLGVHSEATGIPPSRQQEDSTLAKKARVADLSKPCQRGPVPAPHVTGIPSAHDAPPDPAILCRTPQPHLRPAAAGNFPLPATSVVRAQPPPWEVSPVGPPPRTPQPLQAAGRPIQSSPQNRFPAQPFRSPNTCSSGKLRFLRPRTPNSSCAAPSKTSCGLFPQGPPQPRTSASSVLSPACTPKGPGPAPLPQAVLQTPIVTNHLVRLVTAASRTPQQPTCTSTRAKTRRFPGPAGLLPHQHSGKNLDDIMVSTPQTPTHGALAKFRTEVVTSSQASVEEDFGRGPWLTMKSTLGLDERDPACFLCTYSIIMVLRKAALKQLPGNKVPNMAVMIKSLTRSAMDASAVFKDPTGEMQGTVHRLLLETRQNELKPGSVLLLKQIGVFSPSLRNHYLNVTPNNLVHVYSPDSGDGNILKPSQSFPKGLGSFHESLQQESEKPGKGLQTAQNPEAGASPEKELPEADDLDGLLSELPEDFFCGTSNWDRPKAGHPP